The following proteins come from a genomic window of Lolium rigidum isolate FL_2022 chromosome 5, APGP_CSIRO_Lrig_0.1, whole genome shotgun sequence:
- the LOC124658443 gene encoding organelle RRM domain-containing protein 6, chloroplastic-like yields MMTMRGRGLLGLASRVPGTKAFSTEIFVSRLSFYTTEEEFKNTFSPFGAVEEVRLVRDNQTGRPKGFGFVKYSSQAAAEKAVKAMDGRIIRGRLIFVEAAKEP; encoded by the exons atgatgacgatgagaGGAAGGGGGCTGCTGGGTCTGGCCTCTCGGGTCCCAGGGACGAAAGCTTTCAGCACCGAGATATTTGTGAGCA GGTTATCGTTCTACACAACAGAGGAAGAATTTAAAAACACATTTTCACCATTTGGAGCTGTAGAAGAAG TCCGGTTGGTGAGAGACAACCAAACTGGAAGGCCAAAGGGATTTGGTTTTGTAAAATATTCATCCCAAGCGGCGGCAGAGAAAGCTGTCAAGGCAATGGATGGAAGA ATAATTCGAGGAAGACTAATCTTTGTTGAGGCTGCAAAGGAACCCTGA